AGACGGATGATGAGGTTATGTCAGGAGGTTGAACAATGCCAAACGAACTGTTTCAAAGTATGGAGAATGAATGCACGATCGATTTTCCATCGGTATGATGAGCGTAAACAACACTAATAGTTGCCGGAATGGTTGCATTAAGAGAATTAAAAATTCCGATTACTATCAACATGCACACCGATctatgaattaaaataaacagatATTAAATCATTCGACCTCTCACAGTAGCGTTTGAAGGCAGAAAAAAGTGCTTCAAAATTCACAACACAGTTTTTGAAACCTTTTTGTTCAATCACTCTTTCAATCCTTGTTGCGAGTAAATTCACAATACTAATATTATGATCAAAGTTGCAATTTGAATTTGTTAGAGTTGCAcggaattgaaataaattaatgttaaaaaaaatctcataggCTTTTATAACAAAAGTTTTTAACTATGCTTATACATTCAAATTCGTTGTATTTATAAGTATTTCGATTATTTTAAACTCCTATGACACACTTATGATAACTGTTCTTAAAACTCATCTGcaacattgtttttatttcctacaTCGTTCCCCTATCCCAGCGTTTccgattttccttttccaaaacGGTACGCACAAAGGAACGATTAACGAACCTTACCCTCGCTAGCGGACAACTAACAGCtgtcaaaaatttaataacgCTAAGTGATTTTTCCTCACTCCAACCACCTTTTGCGGGATTTCCTGGGCAAAAGGGGAACTGGTAGCGACAGCCGGTAAACATGATTTTTGCCACAATGCCGGCTCCAATGAAACGATTTTTCACTGCACCACGCGACCACGCTAGTTGTAGGAATCCAAGCGATGCAGCCATCGGTGCATGGTGCATCCGGGCATTCTGCCAAACGAGCCAGCCGCGATAAGCAAACGAATCGAAGCGGCCGAATTCACCACTCGGAAGCAACCCGCTAAGCTCGGTACAATGGGATTTGTGCATGGGGAGAGGGTGTGCCAAAGCGGGGGCAGAATGACAAGAGATCGCGAGTCACGCACTTCTCATTGCCACCACCAGCGTCATCGGGTCATCTATCTATCTGCCGCTTCTACCTCCGACCGTGGTAATGCCAACAGTCGGCGACTGTACCACTTGTGACATGAATATTAAACATGCCACTACGATTGCGACCCGTTTCGACTCTGCTGCTTCAAAACCACTGccgcttgcacacaaacagagCAGCATTATCAACTATGCGTACGTTTCTGGACCGGCCCAAGCCAGTGCGTTTTCGATTATAATTCGATTAAAGGTAGCGCGCGATTTGTGCAGCAGAAATAGCAAGTAGCAAGATTTATCCCTTCACTTTATCTTCGTACAGGGAGCGGATAGCAGTGCGAGTGCTAACAAATTATGAGCTTACATACCTGCTGAATCTACATAGTACAGTACATGGAGAATGGTTCTAAGACATGGAGAGTTTATTCAAAGGCTGAAGCGGACTAATGTTGAGGTTACTTCACCTAGCTGATTTAGCTGGTGGAATTGAACTTTGAATACGATTAAATAGCAGGAGCAGTATGACATCGTGAGAAACAAAGTAAATGGAATACGAgtgatgtttttcttgttttgctggtgttaataaataattcagaCTGTAAAATGTATCCAGTATCAAAAGACctacagatgatgatgatgctacagtaaaaaaggcaaaccatgatcaaagaatatttaaaaaaaggcgttATAATGATGATTCAGGTGAAATGTCGTTGGGACTTTCAGATGTATCACTTAGTATGTTCACTATTGATCAGGACTGTTTAATTCTAATCTGACATAAAGTGATAACTTTCAGCCTATCAGGAGATCCAGTTCTTATCAGTTATGCGCTTGACGAACAGCACCTTAAACAGTTCATTAAGGATGTGGATGAGGAtgaggttctttttttctacgaGGCTTTCCTTCATGACTATCATTTTAAGACGCTACATTGCTCCCTTATTCGATCGGTGATTGAGTAGGCTAACTTAGGATGGTGGCCTAGTGTGGTTCCTGGCCTCTCTCGCGGCAGGATGCTACGCAGGATCGGGCGTTTTATTCTCCGCTGCTATGATCATCGTTTCGACTATAGGACTAGGTGCCCCGTGCTTGTGCTGTATCTTCTTGATAACCAACTTTGTGTGGCTACGTACCCGCCAGATTGCTTCGATCTTCTGGCTTCCGTGACCCATTACTAcgtatgtgtggaaaattTCACGCTGTGTACGATATCTTCGGGCGCGGACTTACTTCCTTATTTTCCGTTCTATTCTCGTCCAAAGTGCATAGTGCATTATGCAAACACTACATTCTATTTGTTTGCATGCTTTCCAGAGGAATTTGCAGTCGAATGGAGTTGGGTTATCAATTTTAGGCTTTACGAATCaacttttgatttttaaatagaGCTTTAAAGTTGTATTTTGGCTACATaagtaataattaattaatttaaaaaagattatGCTGTCATCAATTTACGAATGAAACTTTGATATTTCTAGCTACTTGAAATATTCCCAAAATACATTACCGTTAGCTCGAttcttcagaaaaaaaaatcctttagaaataaaattctgaaattcaaCTCActattttaaataacattGTCTCATTTGAGATGATTTGATTGCTATTTTTTAACGCGGATCtctttttgtgaaaattctattTGCTCTATCTGCTACATAAGTCCCGCAGGTATGGTTTTCTCCCCTGAATCTTTCTGTTTCGAAGCCCAATTTGCGCCACGATAAACACGAATGGTGCAAATTTGCAACTCAATTTAGCTCTCTGCTACACTTGTCAACGTATGGTGCTAATGCAAATAGACGCACAAAATATCATACAATTACGTTCATTTCTAACCTCCAATCAAACAACGTGTGTGCCAAACGCTAATCGATCGACATTGCCCACTCCAAAAGCGGCACAAAAAATCCCTCACGCTGATCGACATCCATCAGACCAGCAGACAGATCGAGCAGCAGGCCGGGGACACCCGCAGACCTCGAAAGACGAGTTTTATGGATGTCCAATTTTATGAGTTCATTTgcttccgcacacacacacactcacacacagacatcaCGGTCACGCAATTGGGGGTCGGAGCTACCAAAATAATCGATTTGCGTTGCGATGTGCTCGGCAACCGGGTTGGCCGAAAACTAAATGCGGCCAGCGGTGACCGCTGTGACCGAGGACGAACACGTCCCGCTGTCCGGCAACTAAATGGGTCACTGTCGATGCCGTTGCGCCCGGCACAATGTCCTTCCGGTGTGGTGAGGGTGATATGAGGCTTCCCTTTCCTTCATGCCTGCACGTGACGCAGGCCCGGTAAGTACGCATGCAAAACGACCACAACTGACGTTCGCACGCGGTAATTGCTTTTCGGTTGACACCGTGACACCTTCACACCTTCCCTTGTGCTTTTTGGAAGGGGGGTGGGGATGGGCTGATGATGCACTCAGTTGGTGTTGCGTGCGAATCGATTTCGACGGGTAGCACAAAACATTCCCGGCCAGCATATAAAAGCCGTCCGCACGGCGCTTAATCGATATCAGTTTCGGTTATCTCATCAATCAATTAATTTCCGCTCCCACAAGCGTGTTCGAACCCTTTGGCGCAAGAAAACATCCTCACTCAGCAGCATGATGCGTACCGTGGTCCTGTTCGTACTGGTGGCTGTGGTGGCCGCTGAACCACCGTTGCGTTTCCGACCGCGTGCTGCCTTTGGAGTGCAGCGTCCAAACACACGTTTCGCAAGGCTTGAGGAAGCACCTCCGGCACAACAGGAACCAGCTGGATACAATTATCCTAAGCCAATGTCTTCAGGATATCACTATCCCAAGCCGGACCAGGCCTTCCCTCTGCCTGGGGAAGAAATGCCTCCTGCCTTCACCACCGAAGCAGCACCCGGTGCGGAAACAACGACTCCTGCTCAGGAAGAGCAGCCTACGACTACGGAACCGAGCGATGCAATGACCACCACCGCTGCCTATGAAGATTACGAGGACTCTACTGCAG
This genomic window from Anopheles maculipalpis chromosome 2RL, idAnoMacuDA_375_x, whole genome shotgun sequence contains:
- the LOC126558934 gene encoding uncharacterized protein LOC126558934, giving the protein MMRTVVLFVLVAVVAAEPPLRFRPRAAFGVQRPNTRFARLEEAPPAQQEPAGYNYPKPMSSGYHYPKPDQAFPLPGEEMPPAFTTEAAPGAETTTPAQEEQPTTTEPSDAMTTTAAYEDYEDSTAALEPTADANTSAKLRRRQQLSARRPAPLTVINRQAQRLENLPAVYVNEQQEQQQLARPVYLLNLPESTLQQLVLLNNAQLAGLQLAAQPTAGLQLASQPTVYLSELDYIYKKK